One genomic region from Anaeromusa acidaminophila DSM 3853 encodes:
- a CDS encoding pyridoxamine 5'-phosphate oxidase family protein: MLDSAIISILKTQVCFLGTVHKNVPRVRPMRPFVSEEGTVWLVSYKDTEKTREIEANNVVELCAVDENSNVLRLQGKLLGEEAVSSEERERVRRKIFEELASVVEFFSGAEDPHMAIYKFEISNVIFRSLENVARAELHFRR, from the coding sequence ATGCTTGATTCTGCGATTATTTCGATATTGAAGACCCAGGTATGTTTCTTGGGTACTGTGCATAAAAACGTGCCACGCGTCAGGCCGATGCGTCCATTTGTTAGCGAAGAAGGAACGGTCTGGCTTGTGAGCTATAAAGACACTGAAAAAACAAGAGAAATAGAAGCTAATAATGTAGTTGAGTTATGTGCGGTTGATGAAAATAGCAATGTTCTTCGGCTGCAGGGGAAGTTACTGGGGGAAGAGGCAGTTTCTTCAGAAGAGAGGGAACGGGTGCGGCGGAAAATTTTTGAAGAGCTTGCGAGTGTTGTGGAGTTTTTTTCGGGAGCTGAAGATCCTCATATGGCGATTTATAAATTTGAGATTTCCAATGTGATCTTTCGCAGCCTGGAGAATGTTGCTCGCGCGGAACTTCACTTCCGCAGGTAA
- a CDS encoding NAD(P)-dependent oxidoreductase, with protein MKLGFIGFGEVGFEMATGFKGEGLEGILAYDVMQGHPQFGALLQERVAKSGVTLVAAPEDVLSQVDVVIVAVPGDKALETAKGLKKDLKAGLLYVDVSASSPDVKKKIDAEVKDLGVDFVDGAMLGSLPLYKHKVPTLISGQGKDRLAEVMAPYHMKLEKISDVPGEATAIKLIRSIFMKGLPALFVEVLEAASQMKVDHLVLQSLAGTMNACPFEETFNRLVTGSAVHAARRAHEMLNVMEMLNGLHIKPTMAQATHERLNWLASKNIKEKFNGKTPATWQEVVTAWQE; from the coding sequence ATGAAACTAGGATTTATTGGTTTTGGCGAAGTTGGTTTTGAAATGGCCACTGGCTTTAAGGGAGAAGGCTTGGAAGGCATTTTGGCGTATGACGTTATGCAAGGACATCCGCAGTTTGGGGCGCTTTTGCAAGAGCGAGTGGCAAAGTCAGGGGTAACCCTTGTGGCGGCTCCGGAAGACGTTTTGAGCCAAGTGGATGTAGTCATTGTGGCAGTTCCTGGCGATAAGGCTCTTGAGACGGCGAAAGGACTGAAAAAAGATTTGAAAGCCGGCTTATTGTATGTGGATGTGTCGGCCTCGTCCCCGGATGTCAAAAAGAAGATTGATGCCGAAGTAAAGGATTTGGGCGTGGACTTTGTTGACGGGGCCATGCTGGGTTCGCTGCCGCTGTACAAGCATAAAGTGCCGACCTTGATTAGCGGTCAAGGCAAAGATCGCTTGGCGGAAGTGATGGCGCCATACCATATGAAGCTGGAAAAAATCAGCGACGTACCTGGTGAGGCGACGGCGATCAAGTTGATTCGCAGCATCTTTATGAAAGGGCTGCCGGCTTTGTTTGTCGAGGTGTTGGAAGCGGCGTCGCAAATGAAGGTGGATCACTTGGTGCTTCAATCGCTGGCGGGAACCATGAACGCTTGTCCCTTTGAAGAAACCTTTAACCGTTTGGTTACAGGCAGCGCGGTTCATGCGGCAAGACGGGCCCATGAAATGCTCAACGTAATGGAAATGCTTAACGGTCTTCATATTAAACCGACGATGGCTCAAGCTACTCATGAAAGATTAAATTGGCTAGCTTCGAAAAATATCAAAGAAAAATTTAACGGCAAAACGCCTGCAACTTGGCAAGAGGTAGTTACAGCTTGGCAGGAGTAA
- a CDS encoding DASS family sodium-coupled anion symporter, with product MAAQTITGKLDSSLGRFLICIGVAVILLLCPTPQGLSHEAWTMFAVYLATIIGLVLKPYPEPVILLIALGSIGILLQKQAIFMTGFSISASWLILTAFMIGSTFHKTGLGARIAYFLIRKMGRTVLGLGYVAAFTDLILSPAIPSNIARTGAIITPIYENIATSLGSLPGETRRRCGAYFMVLLFAITNTTGCIFLTGTSMNPLLVSFANQILKVDITWLSWFQAAVVPGMLVLLIIPWLFNKLYPSEIKTIDNVTLADEALAKLGPMSKQEKILAALFVMAVLGWLTGSITKIEASTVALAFLGGSILTGLLTWDDCLNAKSGWSTFFWYSGIMGISAALAKAKFFDWLAALVMQNVSFEGVSPLVLMGGMLLFSIVIRYVFASGGSFVASMIPVLFTIAAAANLPALPIAFLLFFSASFASNLTHYTGAVGVVLFGFGYNEKKEFWGLGAVFASLCFALHMTVSLGYWKLIGLW from the coding sequence ATGGCAGCGCAGACGATAACCGGCAAACTTGATTCTTCGTTGGGGCGGTTTCTCATTTGCATAGGCGTCGCCGTTATTCTGTTGCTGTGTCCGACGCCGCAGGGATTATCACATGAAGCCTGGACCATGTTTGCGGTATATTTGGCGACGATTATCGGCTTGGTCTTAAAGCCCTATCCGGAACCAGTCATTTTATTGATTGCCTTAGGTTCCATCGGCATTTTACTGCAGAAACAAGCTATTTTTATGACTGGTTTTTCCATTTCGGCTTCTTGGTTGATTTTGACGGCCTTTATGATTGGTTCCACCTTTCATAAGACTGGCTTAGGGGCAAGAATTGCTTATTTTTTGATTCGCAAAATGGGGCGGACGGTTTTAGGGCTAGGGTATGTGGCGGCCTTTACCGACCTGATACTGTCTCCGGCCATCCCTTCTAATATTGCGCGGACTGGCGCGATCATCACGCCGATCTATGAAAACATCGCGACGTCGCTGGGGTCGTTGCCTGGTGAAACCCGCAGACGCTGCGGCGCTTACTTTATGGTATTGCTATTTGCAATTACCAACACAACCGGGTGCATCTTTCTGACGGGAACTTCGATGAATCCGCTCCTTGTCAGCTTTGCCAATCAAATTTTAAAAGTAGATATTACCTGGCTTAGCTGGTTTCAGGCGGCCGTTGTGCCGGGAATGCTGGTCTTGCTGATTATTCCTTGGCTTTTCAATAAGCTGTATCCTTCGGAAATCAAAACAATCGACAATGTGACGTTGGCGGATGAAGCGTTGGCGAAGCTGGGGCCTATGAGCAAACAGGAAAAAATTCTTGCAGCTTTGTTTGTCATGGCTGTTTTGGGCTGGCTTACAGGCAGCATTACTAAAATTGAGGCGTCTACAGTGGCCTTGGCTTTTTTAGGGGGCAGCATACTTACAGGACTTCTTACATGGGATGATTGTTTAAATGCAAAAAGCGGCTGGAGTACCTTCTTTTGGTATAGCGGCATTATGGGGATTAGTGCGGCGCTGGCTAAAGCGAAATTTTTTGATTGGCTTGCAGCACTTGTTATGCAAAATGTCAGCTTTGAGGGCGTAAGCCCGCTGGTTCTTATGGGGGGCATGCTGCTCTTTAGTATTGTGATTCGTTATGTCTTTGCCTCAGGAGGCTCGTTTGTAGCCTCAATGATTCCGGTTTTGTTTACGATTGCGGCGGCGGCCAATTTGCCAGCGCTGCCTATTGCTTTCTTGCTGTTCTTTTCGGCGTCCTTTGCCTCGAATCTTACTCATTACACAGGCGCGGTGGGCGTGGTTCTCTTCGGGTTTGGGTATAACGAGAAAAAAGAATTTTGGGGTCTGGGAGCGGTCTTTGCGAGCCTATGTTTTGCTCTTCATATGACCGTAAGCCTGGGATATTGGAAACTAATCGGATTATGGTAA
- a CDS encoding HD domain-containing protein, with the protein MREKLLEVFPEINWIKDETIKQGVIACHEYVMKKSGWTVEDYDKMPFIKSFTGCPVSCLQHNRIVTRMCKMLLEEYNAAYKGNGDYVLDHDVVIASAILHDIGKFLEWEKVEGGPSIKSKQGALLRHPVSGAIVAAIHGLPDEIVHCIFVHSTEGNTAKRSPEAVLV; encoded by the coding sequence ATGAGAGAGAAGTTGCTGGAAGTATTCCCGGAAATCAACTGGATCAAAGACGAAACAATTAAACAAGGTGTTATTGCTTGCCATGAGTATGTCATGAAGAAAAGCGGTTGGACCGTTGAGGATTACGACAAAATGCCTTTTATTAAATCCTTCACTGGTTGTCCTGTATCCTGTTTGCAGCACAATCGCATTGTAACGCGCATGTGCAAAATGCTGCTGGAAGAATACAACGCAGCCTATAAAGGAAATGGCGATTATGTACTAGATCATGACGTCGTCATTGCCAGCGCTATTTTGCATGATATTGGAAAGTTTTTAGAATGGGAGAAAGTCGAAGGCGGCCCGTCGATAAAATCGAAACAAGGAGCGCTTTTGAGGCACCCTGTTTCCGGCGCTATTGTCGCGGCTATACACGGACTGCCTGATGAAATTGTGCATTGCATCTTTGTGCATTCCACCGAAGGCAATACAGCTAAACGCAGTCCTGAAGCGGTACTGGTATGA
- a CDS encoding TspO/MBR family protein: protein MKSISKFIISLLSCFGAGALGGLFTQSSLTTWYAQLVKPELSPPNWVFAPVWNVLYFLMAIALYRLLISEERQVRRLALTLFVVQLLFNIIWSAVFFGLHSPGGGLVVIAMLALAIGATMFWGRRVSKVAALLLVPYLGWVCFAAYLNYQFWRLN, encoded by the coding sequence GTGAAGAGCATTTCTAAATTTATAATTTCCCTGCTCAGCTGCTTTGGCGCTGGGGCGCTGGGTGGCTTGTTTACGCAAAGCTCCCTAACTACGTGGTATGCGCAGCTAGTTAAACCGGAGCTCTCGCCGCCAAATTGGGTATTTGCGCCGGTGTGGAATGTTCTATATTTCTTAATGGCCATCGCCTTGTATCGTCTTTTAATAAGCGAGGAGCGCCAAGTCCGGCGACTGGCGCTGACGCTGTTTGTTGTGCAACTGCTGTTCAATATAATCTGGTCGGCGGTGTTTTTTGGACTTCACTCGCCAGGGGGCGGGCTTGTGGTAATTGCTATGTTAGCCTTGGCCATAGGGGCGACTATGTTTTGGGGCCGTCGTGTTTCTAAAGTGGCGGCGTTGCTGTTAGTTCCTTATCTGGGGTGGGTTTGTTTTGCGGCGTATTTGAATTATCAATTCTGGCGGTTGAATTGA
- a CDS encoding cation-translocating P-type ATPase encodes MDRYYQKSVEDTLASLSVSDQGLTDAEATRRRQEQGFNELLETDKKSFVEVLLEQFKDVLVLILIVAAGLSLLLGKWESSIVIMIVVLLNALLGAVQYVKTEQSLQSLKALSSPKAKVMRNGVKVEIASRELLAGDILFLDAGDYVSADGRILECFSLQVNESSLTGESESVLKTNQAIAGEHVALGDRKNMVFSGSFVTYGRAVVAVTAIGMATEIGLIANLLGATERKKTPLQVSLDEFGKKLAVVILLISAVILGLNTFVRGHDFIESLMFAVSLAVAAIPEALSAIVTIVLAIGTQKMAKEKAIIRNLHAVESLGSISVICSDKTGTLTQNKMSVQKVFVDETIRSFDKLDLGQPLEKKLVLMAMICNDAVTMKDKEIGDPTEVALVSLGEIYGLDELEAREEFPRVGEAPFDSERKLMSTAHDFAGKPLMITKGAPDVLLSKITSIAVSTGERPVSEADLEKIRDAIYGFSSNGLRVLALGYKELDEGQVITAADENGLTFLGLLAMMDPPREETLGAVEECVRAGVKPVMITGDHKGTAMAIARQVGILRGNEEALEGVELDGMSEAELKERVEHAAVYARVSPEHKIRIVRAWQSRGDVVAMTGDGVNDAPALKQADIGIAMGIAGTEVAKDSAAMVLADDNFSTIVKAIANGRAIYANIKNSIRFLLSGNTAGILSVLYASVAALPVPFAPVHLLFINLLTDSLPAIAIGLEAHNERIMDEKPRQARESMINKAFAVHIFGEGLLIAICTMAAFYIGLTDGNAAVASTMAFATLCLARLFHGFNCRGKESLWALGVFRNLYVWLAAACGCLLLEIVLNYAPLARAFEIAALTSSQHAAIYALALTPLVVIQSYRLFLQR; translated from the coding sequence ATGGATCGTTACTATCAAAAATCTGTGGAAGATACGCTAGCTAGCTTGAGCGTAAGCGATCAGGGGCTGACAGACGCGGAAGCAACCAGGCGGCGGCAGGAGCAAGGCTTTAATGAGCTACTGGAAACGGATAAAAAGAGCTTTGTAGAGGTGCTTTTGGAGCAGTTCAAAGACGTCTTGGTTCTGATTCTTATAGTGGCAGCGGGACTTTCTCTTTTGCTGGGGAAATGGGAGAGTTCGATTGTCATTATGATTGTGGTCTTGCTGAACGCGCTGCTGGGCGCGGTCCAATATGTTAAAACCGAACAATCCTTGCAGAGTTTAAAAGCCTTGTCATCTCCTAAGGCGAAAGTAATGCGGAACGGCGTGAAAGTCGAAATTGCCTCGCGCGAACTGTTGGCGGGAGATATTTTGTTTTTAGACGCAGGAGATTATGTAAGCGCGGATGGCCGAATCTTGGAATGCTTCAGTCTGCAAGTTAATGAAAGTTCTTTGACGGGAGAATCGGAGAGCGTTTTAAAAACGAACCAAGCAATTGCCGGAGAGCATGTTGCCTTGGGAGATCGAAAAAACATGGTTTTCTCCGGCAGCTTTGTTACTTATGGCAGAGCGGTGGTTGCCGTTACGGCAATCGGCATGGCTACGGAGATTGGTTTAATCGCTAATTTGCTGGGCGCAACGGAACGAAAAAAGACGCCGCTCCAAGTTAGCCTGGACGAGTTCGGCAAGAAGCTTGCCGTTGTGATTCTTCTTATTTCTGCTGTTATTTTGGGCTTGAATACCTTTGTGCGCGGCCACGATTTTATTGAATCTCTTATGTTTGCGGTATCACTTGCGGTTGCGGCCATTCCAGAAGCGCTAAGCGCGATTGTTACTATTGTGCTGGCTATTGGTACGCAAAAAATGGCCAAGGAAAAGGCGATTATTCGTAATCTCCATGCCGTAGAAAGCTTGGGCAGCATTAGCGTGATTTGCTCGGATAAAACAGGCACGCTTACGCAAAACAAGATGTCGGTGCAAAAGGTATTTGTCGATGAAACGATTCGTTCCTTTGATAAACTAGATCTAGGACAGCCGCTAGAAAAGAAGCTGGTTCTTATGGCGATGATTTGCAACGACGCGGTAACGATGAAGGACAAGGAAATCGGAGACCCGACGGAAGTGGCGTTGGTCAGCTTGGGAGAAATCTATGGTTTGGATGAATTGGAGGCCCGCGAGGAGTTCCCACGCGTGGGCGAGGCGCCCTTTGATTCCGAGCGCAAGCTGATGAGTACGGCCCATGATTTTGCGGGCAAACCTCTTATGATTACGAAAGGCGCTCCCGACGTGCTGCTCTCGAAAATTACGAGTATTGCCGTCTCTACTGGCGAGAGGCCCGTAAGTGAGGCGGACTTAGAAAAAATACGCGATGCGATCTATGGTTTTTCCTCGAACGGTTTGCGCGTGCTGGCGCTGGGGTATAAAGAGCTTGATGAAGGACAAGTCATTACCGCGGCAGATGAAAACGGATTGACCTTTTTAGGCCTCCTTGCGATGATGGATCCTCCAAGAGAAGAGACGTTAGGCGCAGTTGAGGAATGTGTAAGGGCCGGAGTCAAACCGGTAATGATCACAGGGGACCACAAGGGTACTGCTATGGCTATAGCGAGGCAGGTCGGTATTTTGCGGGGGAACGAGGAAGCGTTAGAGGGCGTTGAGCTGGACGGCATGAGCGAAGCGGAGCTTAAAGAGCGAGTAGAGCACGCAGCGGTTTATGCGAGGGTATCGCCGGAACATAAAATAAGAATTGTACGCGCCTGGCAAAGCCGCGGGGATGTGGTTGCCATGACGGGGGACGGCGTAAATGACGCTCCGGCTCTTAAACAGGCTGATATTGGCATTGCGATGGGGATTGCAGGCACCGAAGTAGCCAAGGATTCGGCGGCCATGGTGCTGGCGGATGATAACTTTTCTACGATTGTGAAAGCCATTGCCAATGGCAGAGCCATTTACGCCAACATAAAGAACTCGATTCGGTTTTTATTGTCCGGCAATACCGCAGGAATTCTTTCGGTCCTATATGCCTCGGTAGCGGCGCTGCCCGTGCCTTTCGCGCCCGTACACCTCTTGTTTATCAACCTTCTTACGGATAGCTTGCCGGCGATAGCCATTGGTCTTGAAGCCCATAATGAACGAATTATGGATGAAAAGCCAAGGCAGGCGCGTGAATCGATGATTAACAAAGCGTTTGCAGTTCATATTTTCGGGGAGGGCTTGCTGATTGCTATTTGCACCATGGCTGCATTTTATATAGGGCTGACGGACGGAAACGCTGCGGTTGCCAGTACGATGGCCTTTGCCACCTTGTGTCTCGCTAGGCTGTTTCACGGCTTCAACTGCAGAGGTAAAGAATCCCTTTGGGCGCTGGGCGTTTTTCGTAACCTTTATGTTTGGCTGGCTGCGGCTTGCGGTTGTTTGCTTTTGGAAATCGTATTGAACTATGCTCCGTTGGCCAGAGCCTTTGAAATTGCAGCCCTGACTTCGTCTCAACATGCTGCGATCTATGCGTTGGCGCTGACGCCGCTCGTGGTTATCCAAAGTTATCGCTTGTTTTTGCAAAGATAG
- a CDS encoding MFS transporter — protein MANSKGQQMKLVGVLFLCMFVMGIDRSGLGIAAPVIMKDLNIDPGTMGLALSAFFWTYTLFNLPAGNLADKYGAKPVLGWAAAIWSLASAATGVVTGLFGIIAARLGVGVGEAAVFPVMAKVAADKIPSKERGAAIGMYLSGARLGYAATPIIMGFLISQYSWRWAFIITGLGSLLWCALWYFWYKEERVQVAGEQTASVKTKQKTPWRQLLTNRCTLGIFMTKFCGDYLYYMFLTWVPSYLVMERGFSILKMGIYASLPFFTAFLVQPLAGYASDWLLRRGASLTVARKGVLVFAQLCASTIMIVGFVDDPMIAVAILTLNVAAGSTIGGMMFTLATEVSPPGMTGTVVGSMNTVGAVAGILAPSITGFIVQATGSFQLALGVSGILLLFAAFAVLVIVPAIKPMDLNQSESKV, from the coding sequence GTGGCTAATTCAAAAGGGCAACAGATGAAATTGGTCGGGGTTCTCTTTCTTTGTATGTTTGTAATGGGGATTGATCGAAGTGGTCTAGGAATAGCAGCTCCGGTCATCATGAAAGACTTGAACATTGATCCTGGGACGATGGGGCTTGCATTATCTGCGTTTTTTTGGACATATACCTTATTCAACCTTCCAGCGGGGAATCTGGCAGACAAATATGGGGCTAAACCGGTTCTAGGTTGGGCGGCGGCTATTTGGTCCCTTGCTTCGGCAGCAACCGGAGTTGTAACAGGCTTGTTTGGCATTATCGCGGCCCGTTTGGGGGTTGGTGTTGGCGAGGCGGCGGTATTTCCGGTGATGGCGAAAGTGGCGGCCGATAAAATTCCCTCGAAAGAGCGTGGCGCAGCCATTGGCATGTATTTGTCCGGCGCTCGCCTTGGGTATGCGGCGACGCCAATAATCATGGGTTTCTTGATTTCACAGTACAGTTGGCGCTGGGCTTTTATTATTACCGGTTTAGGAAGTTTGCTTTGGTGTGCGCTCTGGTATTTCTGGTATAAAGAAGAACGCGTACAAGTCGCTGGAGAGCAAACCGCCAGTGTTAAAACGAAGCAAAAGACACCATGGCGGCAGCTTTTAACGAATCGCTGTACTTTAGGGATTTTTATGACGAAGTTCTGCGGTGACTATCTCTACTATATGTTTTTGACCTGGGTGCCTTCGTATCTGGTTATGGAGCGCGGCTTTTCCATTCTTAAAATGGGTATTTACGCATCGCTTCCTTTCTTTACGGCTTTTCTGGTCCAGCCGCTTGCAGGCTATGCGTCGGACTGGCTGCTGCGGCGCGGCGCCAGCTTAACGGTAGCGCGAAAAGGAGTACTTGTTTTTGCGCAGCTTTGCGCCTCTACGATTATGATTGTCGGCTTTGTAGATGATCCGATGATTGCCGTTGCTATTCTTACGTTAAATGTAGCAGCTGGCTCGACGATTGGCGGTATGATGTTCACGTTAGCGACGGAGGTTTCGCCTCCAGGCATGACCGGTACGGTTGTGGGCAGTATGAATACCGTAGGCGCTGTTGCCGGCATTTTGGCCCCGTCGATAACTGGATTCATTGTTCAAGCTACAGGTAGCTTTCAGTTGGCATTGGGAGTCAGCGGCATTTTGCTTCTTTTTGCGGCGTTTGCCGTCCTTGTAATTGTCCCGGCTATTAAGCCTATGGATCTAAATCAAAGCGAAAGCAAGGTGTAA
- a CDS encoding GGDEF domain-containing protein, with protein sequence MIKEINELALDIEVLRNYYDAVRVVNPTNHRVIQLTKVGTEFFERELPDERCFDIWKIDKPCENCISMQCAQSLKTFVKLEFVDEEVFFIVTIPVKSSKGSVLIMELLRDVTGQDVLGGLLSFGDSRGNGIDIRTRILELNEMAVRDGLTGLYNRRYLNEKLPVEILRAQNSRKELSLIMFDIDHFKKVNDVYGHSAGDIVIQWVADELVQQIAHNGWVSRYGGEEFTVCLPNFNLEQASELAEAVRLSVEKASIPISNGEELNVTISAGVSSSVESPQEALLKVADKRLYAAKRNGRNQVVSACNLYS encoded by the coding sequence ATGATAAAAGAAATCAATGAATTAGCATTAGATATTGAGGTGCTTCGTAATTATTATGACGCAGTTAGGGTTGTTAACCCAACAAATCATAGAGTAATCCAGCTAACAAAAGTGGGAACGGAATTTTTCGAGAGAGAATTGCCTGATGAACGTTGTTTTGATATATGGAAAATAGATAAGCCTTGTGAAAATTGTATATCAATGCAATGCGCTCAATCTTTGAAAACCTTTGTAAAATTAGAGTTTGTTGATGAGGAAGTTTTTTTCATCGTTACTATTCCAGTGAAGAGCAGTAAAGGATCTGTTTTGATCATGGAATTGTTGCGAGACGTAACTGGACAAGATGTGTTAGGGGGGCTTCTTTCTTTTGGAGATTCTCGAGGAAATGGCATAGATATCCGGACTCGTATACTGGAGCTTAATGAAATGGCTGTGAGGGATGGGCTAACCGGATTATATAATCGACGGTATCTAAATGAAAAATTGCCGGTTGAAATACTGCGAGCCCAAAATAGTAGAAAAGAATTATCATTAATTATGTTTGATATTGATCATTTCAAAAAAGTGAATGATGTATACGGTCATTCTGCCGGGGATATCGTTATACAATGGGTTGCGGATGAATTAGTTCAGCAAATTGCACATAACGGGTGGGTTTCTCGTTACGGCGGCGAAGAATTTACGGTCTGCTTGCCAAACTTTAACTTAGAGCAAGCTAGTGAATTGGCGGAAGCCGTACGCCTTTCAGTGGAAAAAGCCAGCATTCCTATTAGTAATGGCGAAGAGTTAAACGTCACGATCAGTGCTGGTGTCAGCTCTAGTGTGGAATCTCCGCAGGAGGCGCTACTGAAAGTGGCGGATAAACGCTTATATGCTGCGAAAAGAAATGGGAGAAACCAAGTTGTTTCAGCCTGCAATTTGTATTCATAA
- a CDS encoding polysaccharide deacetylase family protein, with amino-acid sequence MLSRRRFLRLCATTLAATAGCSLLFQSHSSIGVADRIIPIMLYHRVGYTNDDLTITPNRLARDLRTLKELQYTSISLEQFEQFLFNQKIELPEKPLLLTFDDGYLDNYENAFPILQKNDMLASFFIITGMLPNADRIKPAQIREMSAHGMSFGSHTVTHKALVELTEEERRMELSYSKIALEDILGKSVNSISYPKGSYDDNTIQIAQSYGYSEGFTVKQGLCSQISASFHLTRIPVFGFDPDIREVLDKRHIPKAGV; translated from the coding sequence ATGCTTTCGCGTCGTCGATTTCTTCGTCTTTGCGCTACTACGTTAGCCGCCACCGCAGGGTGCAGTCTGCTCTTTCAGTCGCACAGCAGCATTGGCGTTGCGGATCGCATCATCCCTATTATGCTTTACCATCGCGTCGGCTACACGAATGATGATTTGACCATCACGCCAAACCGGCTCGCCCGCGATTTACGTACTCTGAAAGAACTACAATATACTTCTATTTCTCTGGAGCAATTCGAGCAGTTTTTATTTAACCAAAAGATCGAGCTGCCGGAAAAGCCCCTACTTCTCACCTTTGACGATGGCTATTTGGATAACTACGAAAATGCATTCCCGATTTTGCAAAAAAACGACATGCTAGCTTCGTTCTTCATTATTACTGGCATGTTGCCCAACGCCGACCGCATTAAACCGGCTCAAATCCGCGAAATGTCCGCCCATGGCATGTCCTTCGGCTCCCATACAGTCACCCACAAAGCCTTAGTAGAATTGACGGAAGAAGAGCGACGCATGGAACTGAGCTACTCCAAAATTGCTTTGGAGGATATTCTAGGGAAATCGGTCAATTCTATTTCGTATCCCAAAGGAAGCTATGATGATAATACCATTCAAATTGCTCAGTCCTACGGATACAGCGAAGGCTTCACGGTAAAGCAAGGACTCTGCTCGCAGATTTCCGCCAGCTTTCACCTAACCCGCATTCCGGTCTTCGGGTTCGATCCGGACATCCGCGAAGTGCTGGATAAGCGGCATATTCCTAAAGCCGGGGTTTAG
- a CDS encoding metallo-dependent hydrolase, with the protein MMQIDLLIKGGKIVEPTRDELVDGDVLIKNNIIVEPIPGEEIIPKSVLDAKGCLVMPGLIDYHTHVFPGGTHIGIHADSTMLCQGVTAVVDQGSAGPNNFESFMQVIAANQVRTFAYLHVSPAGLATLPKALEPIAPQLYDKEALGRLLQKYSSHLLGLKLRQSKEVVGEWGVKPLAATVEIAEEFRCPVVVHTTNPPCEVAELLALLRKGDTYTHVFQGKGPTILNAQKRVEPSVQAARTRGVVFDTADGRGHYAFAVIKAALQDGFFPDVVSTDVVRSSVFEHSVYGLPYIMTKYLNLGMSLAQVVRACTQTPAQLMGMAGKLGTLKPGAFGDVAIFKLKETNLQMEDVFGEILPCTQILVPQATILNGNIAYRSLDF; encoded by the coding sequence ATGATGCAGATTGATTTGCTGATTAAAGGCGGGAAGATCGTAGAACCGACGCGAGATGAGCTGGTAGACGGCGATGTGCTTATCAAAAACAACATTATCGTCGAGCCGATTCCGGGGGAAGAGATTATTCCTAAGAGCGTACTGGACGCCAAGGGTTGTCTTGTTATGCCTGGCTTAATTGATTACCATACGCATGTTTTTCCCGGGGGCACTCATATTGGCATTCATGCTGATTCGACGATGCTGTGCCAAGGGGTAACGGCGGTTGTCGACCAAGGCAGTGCCGGCCCTAATAATTTTGAAAGCTTCATGCAAGTGATAGCGGCGAATCAAGTGAGGACCTTTGCGTATCTTCATGTATCGCCAGCAGGCCTAGCAACCTTGCCGAAGGCCCTAGAGCCCATTGCACCGCAACTATATGACAAAGAAGCGCTGGGGCGGCTCTTGCAAAAATACAGTTCGCATCTGTTAGGTCTTAAGCTGCGGCAAAGTAAAGAAGTTGTTGGAGAGTGGGGCGTTAAGCCGTTAGCGGCAACGGTGGAAATAGCGGAAGAGTTTCGGTGTCCTGTTGTTGTGCATACGACAAACCCTCCTTGTGAAGTAGCGGAACTTCTTGCGTTGTTGCGCAAAGGCGATACGTATACTCATGTTTTCCAGGGCAAAGGACCAACTATTCTAAATGCGCAAAAGCGAGTAGAACCTAGTGTGCAGGCTGCGCGAACGCGCGGCGTTGTCTTTGACACGGCCGATGGCAGAGGGCACTACGCTTTTGCCGTAATCAAAGCGGCTTTGCAGGATGGCTTTTTTCCGGACGTGGTCAGCACGGATGTGGTGCGCAGCAGCGTTTTTGAACACTCTGTCTATGGACTTCCTTATATTATGACCAAATATTTAAATTTAGGAATGTCGTTGGCGCAAGTAGTGAGAGCCTGTACGCAGACCCCGGCACAGTTAATGGGCATGGCGGGAAAACTAGGAACTTTAAAACCTGGAGCCTTTGGGGATGTAGCTATATTCAAACTTAAAGAGACCAACTTGCAAATGGAAGATGTGTTTGGTGAAATTTTACCCTGTACTCAGATTTTGGTTCCGCAAGCCACCATTTTAAACGGGAACATTGCCTACAGAAGTCTGGATTTCTAA